A window of Aequoribacter fuscus genomic DNA:
TCGTGAACATAGAGTTCGCCGTCAGGCTCCATACGCACGATGGTGGCGGCAACTTCCAACAATGCATCGGTTTGGGCGTTAAAGCCTCCGGTTTCGACATCAATGATTACTGGCAAGAAGCCCCGAAAGCGCTGCTTGATTTCGCAAAGCTCTTCGTCGGCGCTCACTGGGGATCCTTAAGTACGCTCCAAGCAATTTCGCCACCGGCGCGCATGGGTATTAGTTGACTGTCGGCCATAGCAAGGCTCGCGGGTACGCTTTGAGGTTGTTTAATCAGCGTGATTGTATCGCTATTAGCTTCAAGGCCATAAAACCTTGGGCCGAATACAGAAGCGAAGTTCTCGAGTTTATCCAACGCGCCAGCTTGTTCGAAGGCTTCAGCGTAAAGTTCGATCGAGGCGTGTGCCGTGTATACCCCGGCGCAACCGCAGGCGGCCTCTTTGGCCCCCTGTAAGTGAGGTGCTGAGTCTGTGCCCAAAAAGAAACTGGGATCGCCGGAAGTTGCGGCGTTGATGAGCGCTTCTTGGTGCGTCCGCCGTTTAAGTATGGGCAGGCAGTAGTGGTGTGGGCGAACACCTCCTACCAGTAAATCGTTGCGGTTAAGCAGTAAATGGTGTGCGGTAATCGTAGCGCCGACATGAGCGGGAGACTCAGCTACAAACTGCGCAGCTTGAGCCGTGGTGATGTGCTCGAACACGATTCTCAAAGTCGGGAAACGTTCAGTGATGGGCACCATGTGTTGTTCGATGAAAACCGCTTCGCGATCGAAGATGTCGACCTCAGATTCGGTAACTTCACCATGGACGAGCAGAGGTAAGCCAACTTCTTCCATAACCGCCAGAACAGGATAAAGGCCGCTCAAATCGCCGACGCCGGCGTCTGAATTGGTGGTGGCTCCGGCGGGATATAGCTTAGCACCATAAACAAAGGGTGATGCTTTAGCCTCATGAATATCTTCGGGGCGTGTTTGATCGGTTAAATACAACACCATTAACGGGTCAAATTGTCGGGCGCTGGGCATGGCGGCAAGAATGCGCTCGCGGTAGGCCTCTGCGGCACCTACGGTAGTAATGGGTGGTGTCAGGTTCGGCATGACGATAGCACGGCCCATGACTTGTGCCATGTCTCCAACGGTACGGGGAAGTGACGATCCATCGCGCAGGTGCACGTGCCAATCGTCGGGTCGAATAAGCGTTAAGGATTGCACAGGTAGACTCCTTGATCTAAGTCGTGATGCTACCTGAAATAGGCGCTTTTCGAAACCAAGACTGGGAATTGATTTGCGGCAAGAGTAAACTACGCACCCTTAAATTCTAGGTTTACGGAAATTGTCATGAGCGACATTAACAAAGTGGTATTGGCCTACTCGGGTGGCTTGGATACGTCGGTGATTGTGCGGTGGTTGCAAGACACTTATAACTGCGAGGTGGTCACATTTACTGCCGATATCGGCCAGGGTGAAGAAGTGGAGCCCGCGCGCGCCAAAGCAGAAGCCTTGGGTGTGAAAGAAATCTACATCGAAGACCTGCGCGAAGAATTCGTGCGCGACTTTGTATTCCCCATGTTTCGCGCTAACACCGTGTACGAAGGCGAGTACTTGTTGGGTACCTCTATCGCTCGCCCTCTAATTGCTAAGCGTTTGGTCGAAATTGCGAACGAGACCAATGCCGATGCGATTTCTCATGGCGCTACCGGTAAAGGTAATGATCAAGTCCGTTTTGAACTAGGTGCTTATGCACTAAAGCCCGGCATACAAGTGATTGCACCCTGGCGTGAGTGGGACTTGAACTCGCGTGAGGCTTTAATGGCCTATTGCGAAGAACGTAATATTCCAGTCGACTTTTCGAATAAAAAGAAGAAGTCACCCTACTCAATGGACGCTAACCTGCTGCACATTTCGTATGAGGGCGGCCAGTTGGAAGACCCTTGGGTCGAGGCAGAGGAAGATATGTGGCGCTGGTCGGTTAGCCCCGAGGCGGCACCCGATGAGCCTACTTACATCGAGTTGACTTATCGCAAGGGTGATATTGTCGCCATTGATGGCGTAGAAATGAGCCCAGCTACCGTATTAGAAACCCTGAACAAACTGGGTGGTGCCAACGGAATTGGCCGCGCGGATTTGGTCGAAAACCGCTACGTGGGTATGAAGTCACGTGGTTGTTACGAGACTCCGGGGGGCACAATTATGTTGAAAGCCCACCGCGCTATCGAGTCACTGACGCTTGACCGTGAGGCAGCGCACTTGAAAGACGAGTTAATGCCGCGCTATGCCAAGTTAGTTTATAACGGCTACTGGTGGTCGCCCGAGCGCATTATGCTGCAAAAGGCTATCGACGAATCACAGACCTTCGTAAACGGTAAAGTGCGCGTCAAACTCTACAAGGGTAACGCTATTGTGGCGGGCCGTCAGTCTGATGACAGCCTGTTCGATGCGCATATCGCGACCTTTGAAGACGATGCGGGCGCCTATAACCAGAAAGACGCAGAGGGCTTTATTAAGCTGAATGCGCTGCGTATGCGTATTGGGGCTAACCGAGGGCGCAAGTACGATTAGCTCAAGTTGAATGTCTGATAGGGGCGCCAAATTAGGCGCCCTTTTTCGTTGTGGCGAGCTGTTTTTGTCGCTATTCTGAGGCGCTAAAAAATAAAAGGATAAATCATGAGTAAGCGCAGTTTTCTAACTTGGTCCGTTTTTGCAGCGACACTAACCCTAGCGGGATGTCAAAACTCTGATCCTCAAGGTGCGACTGAATCGGTATCAGCAAGCAATACATCTCAAGACTCAGGTTCGGAAGTACAAGTAACCCCCACCAAAACAGCTTTGTTCGGTGATTTACACGTACACACCTCGCAGTCATTTGATGCCTTTGTGTTTGGTGTGCGCCGTACACCCGAAGACGCCTACCGCTACGCTCAAGGCGAGGCTATCCCGCAAGATGCTGGCGGGATGATTCAACTTGCTGGTCCGCCCTTAGATTTTTATGCGGTTACTGACCACGGAGAATACTTGGGTGTGGTGCCAGCTATGGCTGACCCCAATAGCCCAATATCAAAGACCGCAACGGCTCAAGCTGCTTTCGGCGAAAATGCCACCGAATCGGATGCTACTTTCTCGAAAATCGGTTTGTCGTTTGTGACGCAATCTCCACTTGAGGATATTTACGACCGCAGCTTTATTGCGGGTAACTGGCGCAAAACCGCTGATATAGCAGACCAATATTATCGACCGGGCGAGTTCACCACTTTTGCAGCTTATGAATTCACGGCCATGCGAGTGGTGGATGTTGCGCAAACGGGTGCGGCCAATTTGCACCGTAATGTGATCTTCGAGAATACATCCCCCGACGATATTTTTACGACTCTAATGTCGGGAGACCCCGCCGAGCTTTGGGATTGGATGGAGCAACAGCGTGCTGTAGGGAATGACTCGTTAGCCATTCCTCATAATTCGAATGCCTCGAATGGTTTAATGTTTTCGGCCACCGATGAAAATGGCGAGCCTCTATCTAAAGAGCTGATGGAACAGCGCGTTCGCAACGAACCCATTATGGAAATTACTCAAATTAAGGGCACCTCGGATACGCGTCCCGCATTTTCGCCTAACGACGAATGGGCGGAATTCGAGCATTACCCCTATTTGATTGGCTCGAATATGCTAAATAAAGACGCCGAAGGCAGTTACGCGCGGCCTTCGCTCAGCAAAGGTATTCAGCTGCAGCAAGAGCAGGGCGCTAATCCCTTCGAATTTGGTTTTATTGGCGCCAGCGACACGCACTTAGCGGCGGGAACCTACGTCGAATCCACCTACTGGGGTAAGTTTCCATCTGAAGGGCGCGACCCCAAGTTACGCAATTCGGTTCCCAATGGTCCAGAGGGGACGGAATGGGAAGACG
This region includes:
- the pyrC gene encoding dihydroorotase; protein product: MQSLTLIRPDDWHVHLRDGSSLPRTVGDMAQVMGRAIVMPNLTPPITTVGAAEAYRERILAAMPSARQFDPLMVLYLTDQTRPEDIHEAKASPFVYGAKLYPAGATTNSDAGVGDLSGLYPVLAVMEEVGLPLLVHGEVTESEVDIFDREAVFIEQHMVPITERFPTLRIVFEHITTAQAAQFVAESPAHVGATITAHHLLLNRNDLLVGGVRPHHYCLPILKRRTHQEALINAATSGDPSFFLGTDSAPHLQGAKEAACGCAGVYTAHASIELYAEAFEQAGALDKLENFASVFGPRFYGLEANSDTITLIKQPQSVPASLAMADSQLIPMRAGGEIAWSVLKDPQ
- a CDS encoding DUF3604 domain-containing protein; this encodes MSKRSFLTWSVFAATLTLAGCQNSDPQGATESVSASNTSQDSGSEVQVTPTKTALFGDLHVHTSQSFDAFVFGVRRTPEDAYRYAQGEAIPQDAGGMIQLAGPPLDFYAVTDHGEYLGVVPAMADPNSPISKTATAQAAFGENATESDATFSKIGLSFVTQSPLEDIYDRSFIAGNWRKTADIADQYYRPGEFTTFAAYEFTAMRVVDVAQTGAANLHRNVIFENTSPDDIFTTLMSGDPAELWDWMEQQRAVGNDSLAIPHNSNASNGLMFSATDENGEPLSKELMEQRVRNEPIMEITQIKGTSDTRPAFSPNDEWAEFEHYPYLIGSNMLNKDAEGSYARPSLSKGIQLQQEQGANPFEFGFIGASDTHLAAGTYVESTYWGKFPSEGRDPKLRNSVPNGPEGTEWEDADTSGDEGLLIGRSAASYSASGLAGVWAESNTREAIFAAMKRRETFGTSGPRMQVRFFAGDYQDDLLTSVDSLETAYAEGVPMGGRLSEQSQAPSMMVWAVQDPLSAPLQRAQVIKVWRDAQGEHQERVFDVACSGDAQPDANYRCPYNGASVDLRSCDVQAGTGQAELKALWQDPEFNASQSSAYFVRVLENPTCRWSSWDAARAGIKPNPELPAILQERAWSSPIWVN
- a CDS encoding argininosuccinate synthase; translated protein: MSDINKVVLAYSGGLDTSVIVRWLQDTYNCEVVTFTADIGQGEEVEPARAKAEALGVKEIYIEDLREEFVRDFVFPMFRANTVYEGEYLLGTSIARPLIAKRLVEIANETNADAISHGATGKGNDQVRFELGAYALKPGIQVIAPWREWDLNSREALMAYCEERNIPVDFSNKKKKSPYSMDANLLHISYEGGQLEDPWVEAEEDMWRWSVSPEAAPDEPTYIELTYRKGDIVAIDGVEMSPATVLETLNKLGGANGIGRADLVENRYVGMKSRGCYETPGGTIMLKAHRAIESLTLDREAAHLKDELMPRYAKLVYNGYWWSPERIMLQKAIDESQTFVNGKVRVKLYKGNAIVAGRQSDDSLFDAHIATFEDDAGAYNQKDAEGFIKLNALRMRIGANRGRKYD